One genomic region from Fictibacillus marinisediminis encodes:
- a CDS encoding FAD-dependent oxidoreductase, with protein MNYCIIGGDAAGMSAAMQIVRNDPEARITIFEKGGIYSYGQCGLPYAVSGLIPSTEELIARDVTTFREKYGMDARTYHEVTRVDPGEKTIYGIHTKTNEGFVFSYDKLLIATGVSPVMPQWEGKHLPGIHVVKTIPDVEKIKKDLDPSIQDVTIIGGGYIGLEMAENLRLLGKRVRIIQRGPQLGAIFDSDMAELIHEEAKKHDIEVCLNEEVQRFKGDDRIQFVKTNKRDYPTDMVIVSVGVKPNTSLIEDTEIRLHESGAILVNRYMETNVKDVYAAGDCASHYHLIKEMDDHIPLGTTANKQGRIAGLNMSGKRQTFKGIVGSSIIKFMDLSLGKTGISEKEAEKLHFPVETVMTRAKDIAGYFPGVEPLHVKIIFDANNQRILGGQFIGKHGVDKRVDVLATAMFHKMDLHELEDLDLCYAPPYNGVWDPIQQAARRAKK; from the coding sequence ATGAACTATTGTATTATTGGCGGAGATGCGGCCGGGATGAGTGCTGCGATGCAAATCGTCCGCAACGATCCGGAGGCCCGCATCACCATTTTTGAAAAAGGCGGCATCTACTCTTACGGCCAATGCGGACTCCCCTATGCAGTGAGCGGACTCATTCCATCCACTGAAGAACTGATTGCCCGCGATGTAACCACCTTCAGGGAGAAGTATGGAATGGACGCCAGAACCTATCATGAAGTGACCCGGGTTGATCCAGGGGAAAAGACCATTTACGGCATACATACAAAAACGAATGAGGGATTTGTTTTTTCATATGACAAGCTTCTGATTGCAACGGGGGTCAGCCCTGTCATGCCGCAATGGGAAGGAAAGCATCTGCCAGGCATCCATGTTGTGAAAACGATTCCTGACGTTGAGAAAATCAAGAAGGACCTTGATCCCTCCATCCAGGACGTCACCATTATCGGCGGAGGCTATATCGGGCTTGAGATGGCAGAAAATCTTAGGCTTTTAGGGAAAAGGGTAAGGATTATCCAAAGAGGGCCCCAGCTAGGCGCCATCTTTGATTCCGATATGGCAGAACTGATCCATGAAGAAGCCAAAAAACATGACATTGAAGTTTGTTTGAATGAAGAAGTTCAGCGTTTTAAGGGAGATGACCGGATTCAATTCGTGAAGACGAACAAACGGGACTATCCAACAGACATGGTCATCGTCTCTGTTGGTGTAAAGCCGAATACATCATTGATCGAAGATACGGAGATCAGGCTTCACGAGAGCGGAGCCATCCTTGTCAACCGGTACATGGAGACCAATGTGAAAGATGTCTATGCTGCTGGAGATTGCGCGAGCCATTACCACCTGATCAAAGAAATGGATGATCATATTCCTCTTGGCACAACAGCGAACAAGCAAGGCCGGATTGCAGGCCTGAACATGTCCGGCAAACGGCAGACGTTCAAAGGAATTGTCGGCTCCTCAATCATTAAGTTCATGGATCTTTCTCTCGGAAAAACAGGAATATCCGAGAAAGAAGCGGAAAAGCTCCATTTCCCGGTTGAAACAGTAATGACGCGTGCAAAAGACATTGCCGGTTATTTTCCTGGAGTAGAACCGCTGCACGTCAAAATCATATTTGATGCCAACAACCAGCGCATTCTGGGCGGGCAGTTTATCGGCAAGCATGGGGTGGACAAAAGAGTGGATGTTTTGGCCACAGCCATGTTTCACAAAATGGACCTGCACGAACTCGAGGATTTGGATCTTTGCTATGCTCCCCCATATAACGGGGTATGGGATCCGATTCAGCAAGCTGCGAGAAGAGCAAAAAAATAA
- a CDS encoding type B 50S ribosomal protein L31 — translation MKPNLHPNYNKVVFVDASSGYKFLSGSTMSSSETIEWEDGNTYPVIKVDVSSDTHPFYTGRQKFTDVGGRVDRFKKKYNLK, via the coding sequence ATGAAACCAAATTTACATCCGAATTATAATAAAGTTGTATTTGTGGATGCGAGCAGCGGTTATAAGTTCTTGTCCGGCTCAACAATGTCTTCTAGCGAGACCATTGAATGGGAAGATGGAAATACTTATCCTGTAATTAAAGTGGATGTTAGTTCCGATACACACCCTTTCTACACTGGCCGTCAGAAGTTTACTGATGTTGGTGGACGTGTTGACCGTTTCAAAAAGAAATACAATCTTAAGTAA
- a CDS encoding ATP-grasp domain-containing protein: MKKVYIIHENDEWTDHLTKRLNELQVPYEAWHLDQGTVNLAEAPPEGIFYSRMSASSHTRGHRYAPELAASVIAWLEAHGRKVLNGSRALQLEVSKVVQYLELEAHGVKTPKTIAAVGKDQILQAAEPFSGKPFITKHNRAGKGLGVQLFHSYQGLKEYVLGPDFEEPVDGITLIQEYIESPESYITRCEFVGGKFVYAVRVDTSEGFELCPADACQIGDLFCPAGEETPAKPKFQIQENFNESIIENYMRVLADNKIHVAGIEFIKDKDGTIYTYDINTNTNYNSDAEAAAGKYGMLELAKFLQQQLDSLNAATVQ, translated from the coding sequence ATGAAAAAAGTATATATCATACATGAGAACGATGAATGGACAGATCATCTCACAAAGAGGCTGAATGAGCTGCAAGTGCCTTATGAGGCATGGCATCTAGATCAGGGAACGGTTAATCTGGCAGAAGCTCCGCCCGAGGGCATTTTTTACAGCCGCATGAGTGCTTCCTCCCATACAAGAGGACACCGTTATGCACCGGAACTTGCTGCCAGTGTCATTGCCTGGCTGGAAGCACATGGCCGAAAAGTGCTGAATGGCAGCCGCGCTCTTCAGCTTGAGGTGAGCAAGGTCGTTCAATATTTAGAGCTTGAGGCGCATGGGGTGAAGACGCCCAAAACCATTGCGGCTGTTGGCAAGGACCAAATTCTGCAGGCAGCTGAGCCGTTCAGCGGCAAACCATTTATCACAAAGCATAACCGTGCAGGAAAAGGCCTTGGTGTTCAGCTTTTCCATTCATATCAAGGATTGAAAGAGTATGTGCTCGGCCCTGATTTCGAAGAGCCGGTGGATGGCATCACATTGATACAGGAATATATTGAATCGCCGGAATCTTATATTACACGCTGCGAATTTGTCGGCGGCAAGTTTGTTTATGCGGTTCGGGTGGATACCTCAGAAGGCTTTGAGCTCTGTCCGGCAGACGCCTGCCAGATCGGCGACCTGTTTTGTCCTGCAGGAGAGGAAACGCCGGCCAAGCCGAAGTTTCAAATTCAGGAGAACTTCAATGAGTCAATCATTGAAAACTATATGAGGGTTCTGGCAGACAACAAGATTCATGTTGCCGGGATCGAATTTATAAAAGATAAGGACGGGACAATCTATACGTATGATATCAATACGAACACCAACTACAACTCTGATGCTGAAGCGGCTGCCGGAAAATATGGCATGCTGGAGCTTGCGAAATTTTTGCAGCAGCAGCTTGATTCATTGAATGCAGCAACCGTGCAATAA
- the prmC gene encoding peptide chain release factor N(5)-glutamine methyltransferase: MKRHEVLNWASSFLTKKGREPLAGELLLRHVLGDMSRTELLLGLDEELLPKQQEVFEAAVQKHGDGVPVQYIIGFEEFYGRRFSVNKEVLIPRPETEELVYEVLQRSMMRFPGIEEIQTVDVGTGSGAIAITLALENSRFSVTTIDIAEESLEVAKKNAENLEASVRFIHGDLLQPLIKGGEKADIVVSNPPYIPDREIMELETIVKDQEPFRALSGGEDGYVFYRRFMEELPLVLNKQSIVAFEVGHDQGQTVAEMLRVTFPGSVVSVVKDISQKERMVIAEIGFK; encoded by the coding sequence ATGAAACGGCATGAAGTCCTGAACTGGGCTTCATCTTTTTTAACGAAAAAGGGACGGGAACCTCTAGCTGGTGAGCTTCTTCTTCGTCATGTACTTGGCGATATGAGCCGGACGGAGCTGCTTCTTGGTTTGGATGAAGAGCTTCTTCCAAAGCAGCAAGAGGTATTTGAAGCAGCTGTACAAAAACATGGCGATGGAGTACCTGTCCAGTACATTATTGGTTTTGAAGAGTTTTACGGAAGACGCTTTTCGGTGAATAAAGAGGTGCTCATTCCTCGGCCGGAAACAGAAGAGCTCGTATATGAAGTGCTTCAGCGCTCCATGATGAGGTTCCCTGGCATAGAAGAGATCCAGACAGTCGATGTCGGGACGGGGAGCGGTGCCATTGCCATTACGCTGGCACTGGAAAATTCTCGTTTTTCGGTAACCACGATTGATATTGCTGAGGAGTCACTGGAAGTCGCAAAGAAAAATGCTGAAAACCTTGAGGCATCTGTCCGTTTTATTCATGGCGACCTCCTTCAGCCTCTGATCAAGGGCGGAGAAAAAGCAGATATCGTTGTATCCAATCCTCCATACATTCCTGACCGTGAAATAATGGAGCTTGAGACGATCGTTAAGGATCAAGAGCCTTTCCGTGCACTTAGCGGCGGGGAGGACGGCTACGTATTTTACAGAAGGTTTATGGAGGAGCTGCCGCTCGTTCTGAACAAACAAAGCATTGTAGCCTTTGAAGTCGGCCATGATCAGGGCCAGACGGTTGCTGAAATGCTCAGGGTCACGTTCCCTGGGTCGGTTGTTTCGGTAGTAAAGGACATCAGCCAAAAAGAACGGATGGTTATCGCGGAGATTGGCTTTAAATAA
- the spoIIR gene encoding stage II sporulation protein R, with product MKRSKKSLMTILFLSLIAMLLFFETQTKVADATLNASAKIPSDAIRLRILANSDAEKDQALKRRIRDKVNEQITTWVGGLDSHDQAEKVIRKHLPEVENVVKSYLKDAGLNIPYKVQFNNHVAFPTKMYGNNIYPAGKYEAVLITLGKGKGANWWCVLFPPLCFLDFENGDAVKADQKGVKEVASGTAQDAPVVQKPEEEKIEVKFFLADFFTTIADKIGSLFS from the coding sequence ATGAAAAGATCAAAAAAATCGCTAATGACTATACTATTCCTATCGCTGATCGCGATGCTGCTGTTTTTTGAAACCCAAACGAAGGTGGCCGATGCCACCTTGAATGCCTCTGCTAAAATTCCGAGTGATGCCATCAGGCTACGGATTCTGGCAAACAGTGACGCGGAAAAAGATCAGGCACTGAAAAGAAGAATCCGGGATAAAGTGAACGAACAGATCACAACCTGGGTGGGTGGCCTGGATTCACATGATCAGGCCGAAAAAGTGATCCGAAAACATTTGCCTGAAGTTGAAAACGTGGTAAAGTCCTACTTGAAAGATGCAGGGCTCAACATTCCCTACAAAGTTCAATTCAACAATCACGTCGCCTTCCCGACAAAAATGTACGGAAATAATATCTACCCTGCCGGAAAGTATGAAGCGGTCCTCATTACACTTGGTAAAGGTAAAGGAGCCAATTGGTGGTGTGTATTGTTTCCGCCTCTATGTTTCCTTGATTTTGAAAACGGAGACGCGGTTAAAGCAGATCAGAAGGGTGTAAAGGAAGTAGCCTCAGGAACTGCTCAGGACGCCCCCGTTGTTCAAAAGCCTGAGGAAGAAAAAATAGAAGTTAAATTCTTTCTGGCAGACTTCTTTACCACCATCGCAGATAAGATCGGGAGTCTTTTCTCTTAA
- a CDS encoding GNAT family N-acetyltransferase, producing the protein MTIRLRAAMPHEAGSLGELVKQAGLGTDGIREGIENYLVVENDEGDTIGTVGLERVGQDGLLRSFVIKKEYSNEQLFLRLIQRILLYCKEKGVETLYLLTKAVHLFEPLSFQPVPEKGTPSHIENTAHYKKTAEKDVVLLYCTLNDK; encoded by the coding sequence ATGACAATTCGTTTACGGGCGGCTATGCCGCATGAAGCAGGAAGTCTCGGTGAGCTGGTAAAGCAGGCAGGTCTCGGAACGGACGGGATCAGAGAGGGAATCGAGAACTATCTGGTTGTGGAAAATGATGAAGGAGATACGATCGGAACAGTGGGCCTGGAAAGAGTTGGCCAGGACGGGCTGCTGCGTTCCTTCGTCATCAAGAAAGAATATTCGAATGAACAACTATTTCTGCGATTGATTCAACGAATTTTGCTATACTGTAAGGAAAAAGGAGTGGAAACCCTGTATCTGCTTACGAAAGCTGTTCATCTCTTTGAGCCTTTATCGTTTCAGCCGGTACCCGAAAAAGGAACTCCTTCCCATATTGAGAATACCGCCCACTACAAGAAAACAGCTGAAAAAGATGTTGTACTCCTTTACTGCACCTTGAATGACAAATAA
- a CDS encoding thymidine kinase, with amino-acid sequence MYVMKQNGWVEVICGSMFSGKSEELIRRVRRAKYGKLEVQVFKPLIDNRYSEESVVSHNGTAVIAQPVEKSVDILKNVSPDTEVVAIDEIQFFDEDVISVVQELADHGIRVIAAGLDQDFRGEPFGPMPKLLALAESVTKLHAICMVCGSPASRTQRLINGKPASYDDPIILVGASESYEPRCRHCHEVPGKPNNLLASLAERSE; translated from the coding sequence ATGTACGTAATGAAGCAGAATGGCTGGGTTGAGGTCATTTGTGGAAGCATGTTTTCAGGAAAATCAGAGGAATTGATTCGCAGGGTGCGACGGGCGAAATACGGAAAGCTTGAAGTTCAAGTCTTTAAACCGCTGATCGATAACCGCTACAGCGAAGAATCGGTGGTTTCACATAACGGCACCGCAGTGATTGCCCAGCCCGTTGAAAAATCTGTTGATATCCTGAAAAATGTTTCTCCTGACACGGAAGTGGTAGCTATTGACGAAATACAGTTCTTTGATGAGGACGTCATTTCGGTCGTTCAGGAATTAGCCGACCATGGCATTCGGGTAATAGCTGCAGGACTTGACCAGGATTTCAGGGGCGAACCATTTGGCCCGATGCCAAAACTATTGGCGCTAGCTGAAAGTGTAACCAAGCTTCATGCGATCTGCATGGTCTGCGGGTCACCTGCGAGCCGGACACAAAGGCTGATTAATGGAAAACCGGCTTCTTATGATGATCCGATTATATTAGTTGGCGCTTCCGAGTCCTATGAACCACGCTGCCGCCATTGTCATGAAGTGCCGGGAAAGCCGAATAATCTGCTTGCAAGCCTGGCAGAACGATCTGAATAA
- a CDS encoding LLM class flavin-dependent oxidoreductase, whose product MRFGFWLPIFGGWLRNVENENMPPTFDYAKKVIQSAEKWGFDTTLIAELYLNDIKGPEQDSLEAWTTAAGLASVTEKIEIMTAVRPGFHNPAVTAKMAANIDQMSGGRFTLNVVSAWWEEEAKQYGGIFTAHDERYERTQEFLDVLKGLWTEETFNYSGKFYQFSDTKLFPKPVQRPNPILYAGGESERGKQVISSSCDAYVMHGGTVEEIAVKINDMKNRRGQTGKEPLSSFGMAAYVICRDTEEEAQAELQRITDVKESSAYAGFKDFTSKSQLEQQIQLYDYSVSNRGLRPNLIGTPEQIAERIAAYEEAGLGLLLLQFSPQLEEMERFSKRVMPLVESYRKEHAK is encoded by the coding sequence ATGAGATTTGGATTCTGGTTGCCGATCTTTGGCGGATGGCTGAGAAATGTGGAAAATGAGAACATGCCGCCGACGTTTGATTATGCGAAGAAGGTTATTCAATCCGCGGAAAAGTGGGGGTTTGACACGACGCTGATCGCGGAACTGTATTTGAATGATATAAAAGGACCTGAGCAGGACTCTCTGGAGGCTTGGACAACGGCGGCGGGTCTCGCGTCCGTAACGGAGAAAATAGAAATTATGACAGCGGTAAGGCCAGGATTCCATAATCCTGCTGTAACAGCGAAAATGGCGGCGAACATCGACCAAATGAGCGGCGGGAGGTTTACACTTAATGTCGTCTCCGCCTGGTGGGAAGAGGAAGCGAAGCAGTATGGCGGTATTTTTACTGCCCACGACGAAAGATATGAGCGTACGCAAGAGTTTCTTGATGTTCTAAAGGGGCTGTGGACAGAAGAAACCTTCAATTATTCCGGCAAGTTTTATCAGTTTAGCGATACGAAACTTTTCCCTAAACCTGTTCAGCGGCCGAATCCCATTCTGTATGCTGGCGGAGAAAGTGAAAGGGGTAAACAGGTTATCTCTTCCTCCTGTGACGCCTACGTCATGCATGGCGGCACAGTCGAAGAGATCGCCGTTAAGATCAATGACATGAAGAACCGCCGCGGGCAAACAGGGAAAGAACCTTTATCTTCGTTCGGAATGGCGGCCTATGTGATCTGCCGGGATACTGAAGAAGAAGCCCAAGCGGAGCTGCAGAGGATTACAGATGTAAAAGAGTCCAGCGCTTATGCTGGGTTTAAAGATTTTACGAGCAAATCGCAGCTGGAACAGCAGATTCAGCTGTACGACTACTCTGTTTCCAACCGGGGGCTGAGGCCGAATCTGATCGGCACTCCTGAACAGATTGCGGAGCGGATTGCAGCTTATGAAGAAGCCGGCCTCGGACTCCTTTTACTGCAATTCTCCCCTCAGTTAGAAGAAATGGAACGTTTCTCAAAACGGGTGATGCCTTTGGTGGAGAGCTATCGGAAAGAACATGCGAAATAA
- the rho gene encoding transcription termination factor Rho, which translates to MGLVLSELETKKLKELYELARQYRVPYYGKLTKRELMFSILKAQAEQDGYSFMEGILEVIPNEGFGFLRPINYSPSSQDIYISASQIRRFDLRNGDKVSGKVRPPKENERYYGLLQVEAVNGEDPDTAKERVHFPALTALYPEKKMVLETERTNLSTRIMDMIAPVGFGQRGLIVAPPKAGKTSLLKEVAHSISTNHPDTELIVLLIDERPEEVTDIERSVKGDVVSSTFDEVPENHIKVAELVLERAMRLVEHKKDVVILLDSITRLARAYNLVIPPSGRTLSGGIDPAAFHRPKRFFGAARNIEEGGSLTILATALVETGSRMDDVIYEEFKGTGNMELHLDRKLAERRIFPAIDIRRSGTRKEEMLIQKDHLESLWAIRKTMDDSHDFVDTFMKRLRKTTNNEDFFAMFEAEKSGTNKRVKSLSNS; encoded by the coding sequence ATGGGCTTAGTATTATCTGAATTAGAAACAAAAAAATTAAAAGAATTATATGAACTTGCGAGACAATATAGAGTTCCTTATTATGGGAAATTAACGAAAAGAGAATTGATGTTTTCCATTCTTAAAGCACAGGCTGAACAGGATGGATATTCATTTATGGAAGGGATTCTCGAAGTTATTCCGAATGAAGGATTTGGATTTTTGCGTCCGATCAACTATTCTCCAAGTTCCCAGGATATTTATATTTCGGCCTCGCAGATCCGCAGGTTTGATCTAAGAAACGGGGACAAGGTTTCCGGTAAAGTCCGTCCTCCAAAGGAAAATGAACGTTATTATGGATTGCTTCAGGTTGAAGCGGTAAACGGCGAGGATCCAGACACAGCGAAAGAACGTGTTCACTTCCCTGCGTTAACGGCTCTTTATCCTGAAAAGAAAATGGTGCTTGAAACCGAACGTACGAACCTTTCAACCCGTATCATGGACATGATTGCACCGGTTGGTTTCGGTCAGCGCGGATTGATTGTGGCGCCCCCTAAAGCTGGTAAAACCAGTCTTTTAAAAGAGGTCGCACACAGCATTTCGACTAACCATCCTGATACTGAACTAATTGTCCTGCTGATCGACGAGCGCCCGGAAGAAGTAACTGATATCGAGCGGTCCGTTAAAGGCGATGTCGTCAGCTCTACATTTGACGAGGTGCCGGAAAACCACATTAAAGTTGCAGAGCTTGTATTAGAACGTGCGATGCGCCTTGTGGAACATAAAAAAGATGTTGTTATCCTGTTGGATAGCATTACACGTCTTGCCCGTGCATATAACCTTGTCATTCCTCCAAGCGGACGTACATTGTCAGGGGGGATTGACCCGGCTGCATTCCATCGACCGAAGCGCTTTTTCGGGGCTGCCCGAAACATTGAAGAAGGCGGCAGCTTAACGATTTTGGCAACGGCTTTGGTTGAAACGGGTTCTCGTATGGATGATGTGATCTATGAAGAGTTCAAAGGGACAGGCAACATGGAGCTGCACCTTGACCGTAAGCTTGCTGAACGACGAATCTTCCCTGCAATCGATATTCGCCGTTCAGGAACGAGAAAAGAAGAAATGCTTATCCAGAAAGATCACCTTGAATCGTTATGGGCGATCCGAAAAACAATGGATGATTCGCATGATTTCGTAGATACGTTCATGAAGCGGTTACGAAAAACAACCAACAATGAGGATTTCTTCGCGATGTTTGAGGCTGAGAAGTCAGGCACAAACAAGCGCGTAAAATCATTGTCGAATTCCTGA
- a CDS encoding L-threonylcarbamoyladenylate synthase: MREYKTEVWSVDKKMDKEKEYPQITQASLWIKKNEVVAFPTETVYGLGGNALSDEAIEKIFQAKGRPSDNPLIVHIASTEQLEGIVSSIPERAKKLMDAFWPGPLTLVLPKGEDVAGRVTAGLSTVAVRMPDHPVAMKLIKECGLPLAAPSANVSGRPSPTTAQHVYEDLKGRIPGILDGGATGVGVESTVVDCTAETLVILRPGGVTKEQLEEAAGETSMDPGLLNEKEAPKSPGMKYTHYAPDAPLYLVDGSPAFLQELMDKQKEAGRKIGVLTSEENASFYQADTIIPCGSREKLESVAHHLYDALRAFNESDVDIIYGEVFPKKGVGAAIMNRLEKSAGGRIIKE; this comes from the coding sequence ATGAGAGAGTATAAAACCGAAGTATGGTCTGTGGATAAAAAAATGGATAAAGAAAAAGAATATCCACAAATTACGCAAGCTTCCTTGTGGATAAAGAAAAATGAAGTGGTGGCATTCCCTACAGAAACAGTATATGGACTTGGAGGAAACGCGCTCAGTGATGAAGCCATCGAGAAAATTTTCCAGGCAAAGGGAAGACCGAGTGATAATCCGCTGATCGTTCATATCGCAAGTACTGAACAGCTTGAGGGGATTGTTTCTTCCATCCCGGAACGGGCAAAAAAACTGATGGATGCGTTCTGGCCGGGTCCCCTGACACTGGTTCTGCCCAAGGGAGAGGATGTGGCCGGCCGGGTGACAGCGGGGTTATCCACAGTGGCTGTTCGGATGCCTGATCATCCCGTTGCCATGAAACTGATCAAGGAATGCGGCCTTCCGCTGGCGGCTCCCAGCGCCAATGTCTCTGGAAGGCCTTCTCCAACGACTGCCCAGCATGTTTATGAGGATTTAAAAGGTAGAATCCCTGGTATTCTGGACGGAGGGGCAACAGGGGTCGGTGTGGAATCCACAGTGGTCGACTGCACGGCCGAAACCCTTGTCATCCTTCGCCCGGGAGGAGTCACAAAAGAGCAGCTTGAAGAGGCGGCGGGTGAAACATCCATGGATCCTGGACTCCTCAATGAGAAGGAAGCACCCAAATCTCCGGGCATGAAATACACGCATTATGCGCCGGATGCTCCTCTTTATCTTGTGGATGGCTCTCCTGCGTTTTTGCAGGAGCTTATGGACAAGCAAAAAGAAGCAGGGCGAAAAATCGGTGTTCTCACTTCTGAAGAAAATGCATCCTTTTATCAGGCGGATACGATTATTCCGTGCGGGTCACGTGAAAAGCTGGAAAGTGTCGCACATCATCTGTATGACGCTTTGCGGGCGTTTAACGAGAGTGATGTGGATATCATCTATGGAGAAGTGTTTCCGAAAAAGGGTGTAGGTGCAGCCATTATGAACAGGCTTGAGAAATCGGCAGGCGGACGGATCATTAAAGAATAG
- the prfA gene encoding peptide chain release factor 1, whose amino-acid sequence MLERLETIEARYNKLNDLLSDPEVISDTNKLREYSKEQSSLQDTVAVYREYKEAKEGLDEAKAMLEEKLDAEMTAMVKEEVSELEDKIEEYTQQLKILLLPKDPNDDKNVIVEVRGAAGGDEAALFAGDLYKMYSRYAEAQGWKTEVIEASYTELGGYKEIIFMINGNGAYSKLKYENGAHRVQRVPATESGGRIHTSTATVAILPEAEEVEVEIHDKDVRVDTFTSSGPGGQSVNTTQSAVRLTHIPTGTVVSCQDEKSQIKNKEKAMKVLRARVYDKIQQEKQKEYDENRKSAVGTGDRSERIRTYNFPQNRVTDHRIGLTLQKLDQILLGKLDEFIEALITEDQTSKMKAQTEA is encoded by the coding sequence GTGTTAGAACGTTTAGAAACGATAGAAGCCCGATACAATAAATTAAATGATCTATTAAGTGACCCAGAAGTCATTAGCGATACGAATAAATTAAGGGAATACTCCAAAGAGCAATCTTCTCTTCAAGATACAGTAGCGGTTTACCGCGAGTATAAAGAAGCAAAAGAAGGGCTCGACGAAGCGAAAGCAATGCTCGAAGAAAAGCTTGATGCCGAGATGACCGCTATGGTTAAAGAGGAAGTTTCTGAGCTTGAAGATAAGATTGAAGAGTACACACAGCAGCTGAAAATCTTGCTACTTCCAAAAGACCCGAACGATGATAAGAACGTTATCGTCGAGGTTCGCGGAGCTGCCGGCGGTGACGAGGCAGCCCTCTTTGCAGGAGATCTTTACAAAATGTACAGCCGCTATGCCGAGGCGCAAGGCTGGAAAACAGAAGTAATCGAAGCAAGCTATACGGAGCTTGGCGGGTACAAAGAGATCATCTTTATGATCAACGGTAACGGGGCATACTCCAAGCTGAAATATGAAAACGGAGCACACCGTGTACAGCGTGTTCCTGCAACAGAATCAGGCGGCCGTATTCATACGTCTACAGCGACAGTAGCGATCCTTCCTGAAGCAGAAGAAGTGGAAGTTGAAATTCATGATAAGGACGTCCGTGTAGACACGTTTACGTCAAGCGGACCGGGCGGACAATCGGTTAACACGACTCAATCCGCTGTTCGTCTGACGCATATTCCAACTGGAACCGTTGTTTCCTGTCAGGATGAAAAATCACAGATCAAAAACAAGGAAAAAGCGATGAAGGTTCTTCGCGCCCGTGTTTATGATAAAATTCAGCAGGAAAAACAAAAAGAATACGATGAAAACCGTAAATCTGCAGTTGGTACCGGTGACCGTTCAGAACGGATCCGTACGTACAACTTCCCGCAGAACCGTGTAACGGACCATCGCATTGGCCTGACTCTTCAAAAACTTGATCAAATTTTGCTCGGCAAGCTGGACGAATTCATTGAAGCATTAATTACAGAAGACCAGACAAGCAAAATGAAGGCCCAGACGGAAGCATAA
- a CDS encoding MOSC domain-containing protein has translation MVGSIIALNTGKADVLSWQGKDISSAINKKPSRGPLFLSNLQFEGDVQADTVHHGGPDKAVCVYSHDHYAYWEKGLGISLDVPSFGENLTVEGLTEKEVFIGDIFRLGEALVQVSQPRRPCFKVAAKLKQPLMVKYIQDTSFSGYYLRVLEVGTVSPGDKLVIEEKHRAGISVEFVNRMTYIDKENREGLTMLASLNELAEGWRSAMKKRLDSLPGQYL, from the coding sequence GTGGTAGGATCGATTATAGCTTTAAATACTGGAAAGGCAGATGTTCTTTCGTGGCAGGGAAAAGACATAAGCTCGGCGATCAATAAAAAGCCGTCCCGTGGTCCGTTATTCTTGTCAAATCTTCAATTTGAAGGAGATGTACAGGCGGACACCGTGCACCATGGCGGTCCGGATAAAGCAGTCTGTGTCTATTCTCATGATCATTATGCGTATTGGGAGAAAGGGCTGGGAATCTCTCTGGACGTACCCTCTTTCGGTGAGAATCTTACCGTTGAAGGCCTTACCGAAAAAGAGGTCTTTATCGGTGACATCTTCCGGCTTGGGGAGGCACTGGTCCAAGTGAGCCAGCCGCGCCGGCCTTGTTTTAAGGTGGCGGCCAAACTCAAACAGCCATTGATGGTCAAATATATTCAGGATACCAGTTTTTCCGGCTATTACTTGCGGGTACTGGAAGTAGGCACTGTCAGCCCGGGAGACAAGCTTGTTATTGAAGAAAAACATCGAGCCGGGATCTCTGTCGAATTTGTTAACAGAATGACATACATAGACAAGGAAAACAGAGAAGGGCTTACCATGCTTGCCAGTCTGAATGAACTGGCGGAAGGCTGGCGCTCAGCTATGAAAAAGAGATTAGACTCTCTCCCCGGGCAGTACCTGTAG